gttgatcttaattataaaaaatatatataatatatattaattgaaatcaATGATTAAAATCATTGGAACATTGGTATTTCAGGTACATCTTAAAATTTTCCTATAAAAATTGATCAAGCATGCGAAgttaatgaaaattgaaatttaataaaCTTTTAATAAACGAGCAGAGTAGCAGATCTTACAGAATATTTGTTGGTTGAACGTTATCTAGCAATATAGTTGGGGCTGTATTAAtgacattttaaataaaagaaaatagaatttgtcTCATAATTTTTAAGAAAGTTATATTCTGTCTTTCATTGTAAACCTTTTGGATGTGAatggatttgattttaaaatcaaattttttgttttaaaattgataaaaaaaatagaaattaaattgatttgcAATTCTATGAGATTtacattataattaaatttaaatttgttgatGGAAGAATTTTGATCGATTGAATTTACAAGGACGTTGACTCGAGGGATAGGAGCCAACACAAATTAAGTATTAAGTTCGATTTGTCATGGCTTGTTGAAAAATAAGGTCAACAAATTAAGTATTAAGATCGATGGTGAATTGTGCAAGGGAAgttatttgattatatatttggccggaacaaatatttttaaacttcTCAAGGGATGACATCTGGTAATATAAGATTGGTCGACTTGTTCTATAAATTAAGAAGGTTTGGAAGTGGCAaagaattggaattcttcatCAGAAAATACTTTCGCACACTTACGTCCCAACGACTTTCTGAGGCTGCTAAGAGTTTATTCTTTGTAGGATTCCTTTCATATCTTTacctttcttttaaatttttttgtaattttctttcttacaatttactttttctttgcaaagtcttttttttattcttttaaattctaCGTTGTCTTTTTAAATTCAAAGTCCTTCAACTATGTTGGAGGCATTTGttgcttttttttaatttgaagtcATTTATGTTGTTTTCTATAATTTAGAATTCAAGtaattcaattctagtttaCATTCCgagtttttctctcttttactTGTTCAAAATGGCGTCTTTGGTGCAATTTCTGAAATTGGTATCCGTAAAAAAGGAGTAGATTTTGCTTCTAGATCATAGATATCGAACCAAATCAAATTTACTTAAAATCTGCATAATAAATTGGCATGCCCAATGgaacaatttttataaaattatgtcaaagattttttattatagGCTTATTTTAGTACATGCAACTTCGAAGTAGAAGAATTATTAATATGGTTGAAGAAACTTTAAATAATAATGTTCCTGTTGTTGTGGCACAAACTTTTGCAAGTTTGACATCACATGCAAATGGAGTCATTCAAAATCCTGTTTCTGGAAAAAATATTGCAGTTAATAATGCAACTGTTGGAGATAATGtgcaaggttctgaaaatcggaccGGATTGATCGGTTCAATCGGGTTAACTGGGAATCGGTCATCTGGTTGGTCCGGTTGATTTCCAAAACCGTTCTgcaaaaaaccaataaaaaattgGTTGAATTGATAGTTAATCAGTTAACCAGCAGAATTGACCAGATTTTTAAAGGTACCgattttttattgttagttCGAAACGGCGTCATTTTgaccttaaaaaaaaaagaaaagaaaatccaTTACTGAACCCACATAGCTGACCCAAGTCACCCAATCCCTTTTGCGAAGAGCCCCCCTCACCACACCTCAACCCTAATTTCTTCTTCCAATCTTCCTCCAACTCCATGAAGGCCATCGTCCCTACCACAATCAACGCGAGATCGGAGTTGTTGTCACCGGGTAGAAGGAACTCACCATCGCGGATTGAAGCTGTTGTCAGCGACGTCGTCGTCTAGTCATCTGAACTCCAAAGTTTCTGTGGTCAACTATTCGTAGATGTCTGGTGGTTTGGTCGTCAGAAACTTCTCTGtcaaggttaaggttaggaaaTGCATTAATGATTTGGTTCCAACCAACATTGTTGTTACTGATTACAGTGGGGTATTCACACGGCAAAAGGGTTAGTTATCCTTAAAGTTCAAGTTAGTTCTTCAATACAAACAACTGTCTTCGTGGTAGTAACTTCAAAGGCAAGTTATAATAATTTGTTGGGTCAAGATTGTATTCATGGTGTCAGAACGATACCTTTGACAATGCACCAGAAACTCCTCCTTTGAACTAGTGAGGAGAAGACTGAAGTGGTAGAGGCTAATGATAGTCTTTATATTTTGCAAATGCCTGTTGACTTCTAAGGTTATAATAACAAGCTGAAACCTTTAGATGTTGACAGAAATTTGACTTCTGCTAATTGTGAAGGCTGTTTTTTGACTAAGGAAGGTCTCAACATAAAGTTCAAGCTTCTGATACCAGAGTATACCCCCTCGTCTAGGAGTaagtttatatttaaaaaaataataataattcgaCAACTTATATACTCGAGATGACTAATGAAGAAGATGGTGTcgaattatttattatctttaaaaattatgtggatagttttttcttttacagtatgttttttcttttttagtaaTGATTCTTCTGATTAAGTCGAACCAAGTAGgaatttcaattaaaaaaagtgTACTTCAATTCCTAATAGTAATTTATCTTCTGTAGCATGTACTTTTCCTTTTAAGAGTAGTGTTGGAAAAATTGTCAGTCATTCAAATGTTGATGTATCTCAGAATTTTTGTATTGTAAACGACCCAACAGTTGTTTTggctaataattttaataaagttGATGTTTCCTCAAGTGATTCAGTGAATTTATCATTTGATTGTATTATGACCTCGAACCTTTAGATTTCTGAAAAACTTCAATTGATGATGATCATATCGATAAAAGATTTGAATCACAAGATCCACTTGATGAAATCGACTTAGGAACCGATGGTGCTATAAGGCCTACTTATATTGGCAAAAACATTAATGAGGAATCCAGAACTGcattgattaaattattgattGAATACAAAGATTATTTTGTTTGGGACTATGAGATGAGATGCTTGGTTTTGATCGATTAGCATCGATTGCTACTAAAGCCATTCTCTCGACTAGTGAAACAAGCTCCTTGGCGTTTTgcttctaaaataaatttaaaaataaaggaGGAGATTGAGCGATTAATTAAGGCTAAGTTCATTCGAACGGCTCGATATGCTCATTGGGTCTCAAATATTGTTcatgtaataaaaaaagaatggaaaattGGGTGTTTGTATTGGGAAATGGATCCTCTCCATTTTTTTGAACActtgagagaataaagtgtgatctcttacCGTTAATTCTATAAGTGAGACCAAAATTAAATAGGAGAGAGAGCAATGAATGATGAGAGTAAACACTGGACACTATCCAGTTTTTTTTCCCACTGGAGAGGATCCACTCCCGTTTGTATTGATTTTCGAGATTAATATAATACAACTCTTAAAGATGAGTATTTCGTGTCCGTAGCGAATATGTTAATCGATTATGTGGCTGATGatgaaattttaagttttatggatGAATATTCTActtataatcaaatatttattgTTGAAGATGACCCTACAAGAAATTCGGTCGAATACCATCGGATTTACCAAAAAAATTTGCCGGTAAATAATTAATTCGACGGTATAAACCTCGTTGTTAATTATTTATCGGCGAATTTTTTCGTCCGCCGCTAATTATTGTTGGAAAATTTTCGCTAGTAGTTTTTATTGTCAGATTTTTTCTCCGTAAATCTAAtggtaatatattattaattgattcttaaattaataactatcGGCTGATTTTACCGACagtaaacttaaattttaaattttttaaaaatttgtttaaaaattaatatataattttaaatatttaaattcaataatttataaacTAATAAATCAGAAAATACAATACTAATGAACTCAGAAAATATtaactcaaataataataaacttaaaaaattaacaacaatagataataaataaataattaacttagaAGATAAACAAGTTAAGATTAACTCAGACAATTAACAATAATCAactaattaactcaaaaaataattaacttagataataataaacttaaaaaattaacaacaataaacaataaatcATTAATGAACttagaaaataaacaagttaaGATTAGCTCAagcaattaacaacaatcaactaattaactcaaataataataaacttaaaaaattaacaacaataaataataagccAATAATTacctcaaaaaataaaaaaattattattaactcGGATATTTCACAATATTGGAACAAAAATCAGAACAATAAATGAACAAAATCTAAAAAACAGTTAAATCTCTAATTAAGGCTGCACACGGATCGAATTAGATATGGCCAAAATCTCAATCCGATCTGCACTAATCACATTGGATCAAATATCCGCACTTTTTGTTCTCCGATCTGATCCGCATATTTGTGGATAGGATCGGATTAAAATTCGGATATAttcgtaaaaataaaaatatttttaattttaaaagaatcaacaaaataaaaaatagaaactgGAACCTTAAATCTCTAATTTGACATTAATGGTTACACTAAAATATATCAATTACAGCATACACAACAATAACAAAGGTAtacatttcaaaaattaaaatcacatTTGTTTTAAcaatagaaacaaaaacagaATCAGATCAAGAAACAAGCATAAACATATCtgtatttcaaaaatcaaagatcaacaaaaaaaaaacatatttggAACCCTAATTGCGTAGAAGCAGATCTGCATTGGAGAAGCACAAGCAGAAGGAAGAAACTGCAAAAGGAGGATGCAACACCAAACAACGAAGAGCAGCGACAAGCGGGTGAGGCGTAGAGGCGAGTGCGCGAGTGAAGAGCAATGGTGAGCAGAGATGACGACCGCGCCGATGAAGGAGACGACAATCACGCCGATTGAGAGGATGACCACCATGCCGAAGGAGGAGACAACGACGCGACGATGGAGACAAAGAAGTAGACATGGTCTCAGTGGTCTGAGATGACGACGGAGGAGATGCGGTAATGGAGGTGAATGACGGTGATGGATGAAGTGAACGGCAGTGATGGATAACAGGGAATGGGATTGGGTCTGGGTGAGAGAGGAGAGGGGGAGCAGCGCCGTTTATTTGAGTGTATGGGTTAAGGAATTAAGGTTTCCATTTCTTAACTATAGTATTTATATTATGGGTGCGGATCCGCGGATATGCAGATCGGATCCGCGAATATCATGGCAATATCCGCTATCTGATCCTATCAGAGTGCGGATCGGATGCGGATAAATACCACGGATATGCGAATATTATCCGATCCATGTGCCGCCATATCTCTAATACAAACCTCCTAATTGCAAATTTACTAAtacataacaaattaaaatcaaataaattaggatttagggtttaattaCCCAAAACTAATTATTGAGTTACCTGTAGACAATGGCAATGCAGAAGATTTTACTGGCGTGGTGGTAGCACAGATGACAAAATGGTGGCGGCAGTGACCAACCGGCAGGGGATGAGTGGTGGTAGAATTTAAAATTGGAGGAGTGATAATATGCAGTAAAATTAGAAGTTAGAGTAaggttatatatattaaatgatatttaaaaaatttatttaatttttcaaaatttagataatttttatcggtaaaaattcatcttttattggtataattttaatttttgtcttacataaataaaaatgttaatatttaaatcttttatgattaaaaataattatttgatatttactGTAAACACTCCATctaaaaaacttaaaatcaaTATTTTGGATAATCACACATTTTGGcccatatcaaaataattaaggaTAACAATTTCTTTTTGGTAGAACTAGTCCGTAAAAATTTATACGCCAGCGAAGATTATGGCCATATGGGAGTTTTTTTCTACCCGTAAAAATGGAGTACGggacattaatttttttttttggtgactagtACGGGACATTAATTAAACCTATTTAGATAGTGGGTAGGACTGGAAGTAAGTCAAGCCATGAGCCAGCTCGAGCTTGACTCATTAATAGTTCGATAAGCTGAACTTATGAGCTGGTGAGTCGAGCTTGAGCTTATATttgagctcataaattaaatgagtcgaGTTTGAGCTTGGATAAGCTTAGCTCATTAGCTCGTGAACTGACTCgattatacatataatattaaaagtataaattaaatgcatataggatatatatatatatatatatatattttaatgatcttaattatttaaaattttatatttatttttatatataattttaaggtaagacataaataaaaaatttataatttattgatagataaataatatataaaattgatctttttaaatattttttaaaatatataagttataatttattgatatagaattatagattatattcctattatttgatttaactCGTGAGTCGAGTTTGAGTTCAAGAAATAGACTTAATTGTTAAGGCAAATTCAATTTTTGTGAACCGAACTTAAAATCGACTCCCTTCTAGTTCTAATCTCATCAGAAANNNNNNNNNNNNNNNNNNNNNNNNNNNNNNNNNNNNNNNNNNNNNNNNNNNNNNNNNNNNNNNNNNNNNNNNNNNNNNNNNNNNNNNNNNNNNNNNNNNNNNNNNNNNNNNNNNNNNNNNNNNNNNNNNNNNNNNNNNNNNNNNNNNNNNNNNNNNNNNNNNNNNNNNNNNNNNNNNNNNNNNNNNNNNNNNNNNNNNNNNNNNNNNNNNNNNNNNNNNNNNNNNNNNNNNNNNNNNNNNNNNNNNNNNNNNNNNNNNNNNNNNNNNNNNNNNNNNNNNNNNNNNNNNNNNNNNNNNNNNNNNNNNNNNNNNNNNNNNNNNNNNNNNNNNNNNNNNNNNNNNNNNNNNNNNNNNNNNNNNNNNNNNNNNNNNNNNNNNNNNNNNNNNNNNNNNNNNNNNNNNNNNNNNNNNNNNNNNNNNNNNNNNNNNNNNNNNNNNNNNNNNNNNNNNNNNNNNNNNNNNNNNNNNNNNNNNNNNNNNNNNNNNNNNNNNNNNNNNNNNNNNNNNNNNNNNNNNNNNNNNNNNNNNNNNNNNNNNNNNNNNNNNNNNNNNNNNNNNNNNNNNNNNNNNNNNNNNNNNNNNNNNNNNNNNNNNNNNNNNNNNNNNNNNNNNNNNNNNNNNNNNNNNNNNNNNNNNNNNNNNNNNNNNNNNNNNNNNNNNNNNNNNNNNNNNNNNNNNNNNNNNNNNNNNNNNNNNNNNNNNNNNNNNNNNNNNNNNNNNNNNNNNNNNNNNNNNNNNNNNNNNNNNNNNNNNNNNNNNNNNNNNNNNNNNNNNNNNNNNNNNNNNNNNNNNNNNNNNNNNNNNNNNNNNNNNNNNNNNNNNNNNNNNNNNNNNNNNNNNNNNNNNNNNNNNNNNNNNNNNNNNNNNNNNNNNNNNNNNNNNNNNNNNNNNNNNNNNNNNNNNNNNNNNNNNNNNNNNNNNNNNNNNNNNNNNNNNNNNNNNNNNNNNNNNNNNNNNNNNNNNNNNNNNNNNNNNNNNNNNNNNNNNNNNNNNNNNNNNNNNNNNNNNNNNNNNNNNNNNNNNNNNNNNNNNNNNNNNNNNNNNNNNNNNNNNNNNNNNNNNNNNNNNNNNNNNNNNNNNNNNNNNNNNNNNNNNNNNNNNNNNNNNNNNNNNNNNNNNNNNNNNNNNNNNNNNNNNNNNNNNNNNNNNNNNNNNNNNNNNNNNNNNNNNNNNNNNNNNNNNNNNNNNNNNNNNNNNNNNNNNNNNNNNNNNNNNNNNNNNNNNNNNNNNNNNNNNNNNNNNNNNNNNNNNNNNNNNNNNNNNNNNNNNNNNNNNNNNNNNNNNNNNNNNNNNNNNNNNNNNNNNNNNNNNNNNNNNNNNNNNNNNNNNNNNNNNNNNNNNNNNNNNNNNNNNNNNNNNNNNNNNNNNNNNNNNNNNNNNNNNNNNNNNNNNNNNNNNNNNNNNNNNNNNNNNNNNNNNNNNNNNNNNNNNNNNNNNNNNNNNNNNNNNNNNNNNNNNNNNNNNNNNNNNNNNNNNNNNNNNNNNNNNNNNNNNNNNNNNNNNNNNNNNNNNNNNNNNNNNNNNNNNNNNNNNNNNNNNNNNNNNNNNNNNNNNNNNNNNNNNNNNNNNNNNNNNNNNNNNNNNNNNNNNNNNNNNNNNNNNNNNNNNNNNNNNNNNNNNNNNNNNNNNNNNNNNNNNNNNNNNNNNNNNNNNNNNNNNNNNNNNNNNNNNNNNNNNNNNNNNNNNNNNNNNNNNNNNNNNNNNNNNNNNNNNNNNNNNNNNNNNNNNNNNNNNNNNNNNNNNNNNNNNNNNNNNNNNNNNNNNNNNNNNNNNNNNNNNNNNNNNNNNNNNNNNNNNNNNNNNNNNNNNNNNNNNNNNNNNNNNNNNNNNNNNNNNNNNNNNNNNNNNNNNNNNNNNNNNNNNNNNNNNNNNNNNNNNNNNNNNNNNNNNNNNNNNNNNNNNNNNNNNNNNNNNNNNNNNNNNNNNNNNNNNNNNNNNNNNNNNNNNNNNNNNNNNNNNNNNNNNNNNNNNNNNNNNNNNNNNNNNNNNNNNNNNNNNNNNNNNNNNNNNNNNNNNNNNNNNNNNNNNNNNNNNNNNNNNNNNNNNNNNNNNNNNNNNNNNNNNNNNNNNNNNNNNNNNNNNNNNNNNNNNNNNNNNNAAGAAACAAAATTAACTATCCTAGTATTTTTActagtttaaaaatttataattgaattttgatggtaaataaaaaatattagaaaatttactctttaaaatattttataataggttttacattaattacaaaaataaaatttttaaaatatttgaagagtaaatataattttttatttagttttatttatattatgagggattaataatattgaaaaaataaaaaaagttaactttaaacaataaaaatatccatgttaaaaaaaatacatctgaaaaatctttaattggTGATCGGAAAACCTAACAAATTCACCCAAAGAAaacatttatatttaaaaattgagaAGAGCGAGAGCTAAGACAGGAAAAAGGAGAAGAGGGCAAAGTGtacgagagagagagaaagggttTTTGTTCTCATTTTAGTTTCCGTTTCGGTGCAAATCCAAAGAGAAACAGAGCATATATATATCTCTTTGCTTCCGTATTTCaggctttcttttcttgtttgtttcgTTGGTGGTGTTGTTGCGGCGGAACCCTAGGAGAGCCCGGCGGGGGGCGCGGTGGCAGATCTGACGCGATACACAGTTTAGGAGAGGATGAGCGGGAAGAACAATGGCGGTGGTAAGGGCTTGCCGTCGGGGATTCCTTCTGGATGCCGGAAAATGGTTCAGAGTTTGAAGGAGATAGTCACTAACATACCCGACCATGAGATCTACGCCGCTCTCAAGGACTGCAACATGGACCCTAACGAAGCCGTTAGTCGCCTCCTCTCCCaaggttctctctctctctctctctctctctctctctcagctTTCTTGAGTTGCAGTTGCAGTGAGTAGTTTTAGTTGGATATGTATATGTTCGCTAATCTTTTGCgtttaaaatttgtttagatCCTTTTCACGAGGTCAAGAGCAAACGAGATAAGAAAAAAGAGGTTCGTTGTTCTTGTGTTAAACCTAtgcattttaggatttttttcttTACGTTTCTTGCTTATTAGTTTATGTATTTGCTTTGCTCATTGCACTTGCacacttatattatatatttcattcatgtattttctttaaaaaattatttgttgattattcttttatttttgaacagAGTAAGGATACAACTGATTCCAGGCCTCGTGGAACAAGTAATACATCTAGTCGAGGCAGCGGGGCAAGGGCCGGGACGGACCGGTATGTTGGTCGTGGTGCCGCAAATCAATACAGTAGCAGTGGTATGCGCGCAGTAgtgttgtttttgttgctagtttttaaattttgatttggtaTGCATTGTTAAGACGATGTTGCTTTGAACTtgaattaatattctttttatttttggttgtcAGATTCCGGTCTATTGCAGGGGAAACCTGTaaccaagaaagaaaatggaaccCCTGCTTATGGCAGCTCAACATCATATGCATCTAGTGTGTTGGAGAATAACGTGAGCAGACAATTGCCATCCCACAGGTCTCTTTTCCTTCATTTGTAGTTATATGTGCATGGAGATTTGGAAAAACTTATTCTCAGATTTGAGTTTactaaaattaatgaaaatctTATGGTTATGGCTGCTTTTGAATTGTTCCTAGTAAACAGTTGAAATGGTTTTATTAGCACTTGCATTTATGTAGCATGAAATTCAGTTGCCAGGTGATGGATATGTAAAATGGTTTTCCTCCATTTTTTATCTAAAGAAGAAAGCCGCCTCTAAAAGCCACATTACGCAAGCAATTTTCAATGTTGTTTTAGTTTCGTGTTGTTTGCCTCTTAAACAGTTGATGCATTCTGTACTATTGATTCTCTTGACTTTATGGTTCTAATTATGAGGAACTGATGTTCCTTGTGTGCATTTAATGGCCAGTTCAAGCATTAATAGACAAAAACTCCTGCACATGaagtttgatataaaaaaatagtaatgtTTTTACGTATCTGGCTATTAATTTTTCAtctatctttattctttttgtGGCTTGACGTGGTTTCCTAATCTATATATGAAACATCAAAGTATTCCCTCAGCATCCAATATTTGCTATCCAATATAGTCCTTATAATTTAGTTAAACTGGTATTTGGATGACAAAACTCATGACATAGTTATGTTATAAAAACCAATTTTGTTGTTGCTAGCAAAAAGGATGACCAATGTGATTTACTCATAAACCTCTAGAAGGCTATACAATGTGATTTTGTTCATGTTTATAAATATCTTCAAAATTGTTGCAGTGATTCAGTCGGTGTGAGTGATGCATTGTCTTCATCTTCACAACTTGGTGGATTTCAATCTGCCTGGAGGGGGAACCCTGGTCAAATATCAATGGCTGACATTGTCAAGATGGGTAGGCCACAGTCCAAGACAATGCCCAACACTTCTATCCACGGTGGTAATCATCAGAATGCTTTTGCTCCTCCAGCAGCTTCGCACAACAATTTGCATTCATTGCAAGGTCATCCTTCCAAGCCGTCGGAGACAAATAATGATCAGGGTTTTGTGGTTAACCACAATGTTCAACAGAATGATGAATGGCCATCTATTGAGCATCAACCTGCTATTTGTGTATCATCTGCCGCTGATCTCCATGCAAATGCTGACTACAATACAAACTCTTCTAACTTTGTGGAAGCTAATCGGCAATTGAAGCCACATGCAAATGAATGTGTAACTGAAGATGGTCCAATGAGGAACCCAGACAATGCCGGATCTGTTTCCTTATCTGCTAAAAGTTTATCTGAGGATAATCCAGAAAGCGCATCTGCTTTTGAGAGTAGTCTGTACAAGGACATAAATTCCTACCAACCTCATCAGCATCCTTTCGAAAACAACGAAGGTGATGAGCATGCTAATGATTTGCAGTTTTGTGTCTTCCCCGcaaaaatttcactaatgatCATATTCCTTTGTTTTCATGATATATTTTCTGCATCTGTTGTAGAAATGATAGAGAGATTGTGTTTTCCCTCTGGCAAGTCAATCTGATGTCATCCTCATGTTGTGTGTATTTCACTACTTGTGATACACTAATGGTGGAATACACATGAGGATAGTTTAGTTCATGTGTATTCCCTCCGTGATGCAATTGGTTAGTTCTTTGGAAATCTTTAGTTATTTACCATATTAAATATATGCTGCATCTTCCTTTCAGCTGAAGATGGTGTTTCATCAGCAGTGACAAACTTAGAGCAGCTTAATCTGAACAAGGATGATGAAGGCAAAGAACAAGAGGAGGACAATCCTCCACTTCTTATTCCAAATCACCTCCAAATACATACCCCAGAGTGCTTTAGTCTGAGCTTTGGAAGTTTTGGATCTGGAAAGAACGCTGGCATCACAGGATCTGGGCCATATTCATCCCAGCCATTGGAAAGTAACTTGGAGGATACATCTGGAACCATAGATGTTTCAACAATCGGGTCCTCAGATGTTAGGTATGTGCATATGGCTTATGTGTGCGCACACACATAGTTGCATTTATAGTCATTTGTAGTTTACTTACTTTAATATCTTCTTGCAGAAACCCTGACTATTATGGGGATGAACATCTTGATACTACCTCGGATGGAAATTTAGCTCACAGGGCTGGTGTGGATGCTGGGTCCTATGAACATTCTTCTGGTTCACAACCAGAGGCTTTGAAATCTGAACCTCCTGAGACATCTCACGAAAATCAATATTCATTTCATTCGTCTTCACACGAGTTTAATTATGAAAATGCTCAACCCCAAGATGTTGCATTTTCCCATTCACAAACCAGCTCTCAAATGCAGAATCTGTCTCCTTTCTCTAGTGTAATGGTAAGTATACAgttagaatttttaatatttaatgtaaaACATATCAAAAGGCCAGCCATTTTATCCTTTTGTGTGTTTTAagtgaattttggttgattatGGAATATTTGTAATATTAATATGGTCCAACAATTTTGCTATCTACACCTAACTCTTGGTGCTGTTTTTCAGCAGGGATATACGAATTCTTTGCCCAGTTCTCTGTTGGCATCAACGGTTCAAACAGCAAGGGAGGATATCCCATATTCACCCTTCCCTGCAACACAATCATTGCCTGCAAAGTATAGCAACATTGCTTCGTCAATTGGTGGTCCCACTAT
The genomic region above belongs to Arachis duranensis cultivar V14167 chromosome 3, aradu.V14167.gnm2.J7QH, whole genome shotgun sequence and contains:
- the LOC107482188 gene encoding uncharacterized protein LOC107482188 isoform X2, whose amino-acid sequence is MSGKNNGGGKGLPSGIPSGCRKMVQSLKEIVTNIPDHEIYAALKDCNMDPNEAVSRLLSQDPFHEVKSKRDKKKESKDTTDSRPRGTSNTSSRGSGARAGTDRYVGRGAANQYSSSDSGLLQGKPVTKKENGTPAYGSSTSYASSVLENNVSRQLPSHSDSVGVSDALSSSSQLGGFQSAWRGNPGQISMADIVKMGRPQSKTMPNTSIHGGNHQNAFAPPAASHNNLHSLQGHPSKPSETNNDQGFVVNHNVQQNDEWPSIEHQPAICVSSAADLHANADYNTNSSNFVEANRQLKPHANECVTEDGPMRNPDNAGSVSLSAKSLSEDNPESASAFESSLYKDINSYQPHQHPFENNEAEDGVSSAVTNLEQLNLNKDDEGKEQEEDNPPLLIPNHLQIHTPECFSLSFGSFGSGKNAGITGSGPYSSQPLESNLEDTSGTIDVSTIGSSDVRNPDYYGDEHLDTTSDGNLAHRAGVDAGSYEHSSGSQPEALKSEPPETSHENQYSFHSSSHEFNYENAQPQDVAFSHSQTSSQMQNLSPFSSVMGYTNSLPSSLLASTVQTAREDIPYSPFPATQSLPAKYSNIASSIGGPTITMSEALRANSISAAQPNPQALPASVATAPALPQHLAVHPYSQPTLPLGHFANMIGYPFMPQSYTYMPSAFQQAFAGNNTYHQSLAAVLPQYKNSISVSSLPQSAAVPSGYGFGSSTSIPGGNFPLNPPAAPTSTTIGYDDVLNSQYKDNNHMISLQQNENSPMWVQGPGSRTMSAVPPSTYYNFQGQNHQQGGFRQSQQPSQHFGPPGYPNFYQQGMSLEHQQQNPREASLGGSQSQPSKQSQQLWQNSY
- the LOC107482188 gene encoding uncharacterized protein LOC107482188 isoform X1 — encoded protein: MSGKNNGGGKGLPSGIPSGCRKMVQSLKEIVTNIPDHEIYAALKDCNMDPNEAVSRLLSQDPFHEVKSKRDKKKESKDTTDSRPRGTSNTSSRGSGARAGTDRYVGRGAANQYSSSDSGLLQGKPVTKKENGTPAYGSSTSYASSVLENNVSRQLPSHSDSVGVSDALSSSSQLGGFQSAWRGNPGQISMADIVKMGRPQSKTMPNTSIHGGNHQNAFAPPAASHNNLHSLQGHPSKPSETNNDQGFVVNHNVQQNDEWPSIEHQPAICVSSAADLHANADYNTNSSNFVEANRQLKPHANECVTEDGPMRNPDNAGSVSLSAKSLSEDNPESASAFESSLYKDINSYQPHQHPFENNEAEDGVSSAVTNLEQLNLNKDDEGKEQEEDNPPLLIPNHLQIHTPECFSLSFGSFGSGKNAGITGSGPYSSQPLESNLEDTSGTIDVSTIGSSDVRNPDYYGDEHLDTTSDGNLAHRAGVDAGSYEHSSGSQPEALKSEPPETSHENQYSFHSSSHEFNYENAQPQDVAFSHSQTSSQMQNLSPFSSVMQGYTNSLPSSLLASTVQTAREDIPYSPFPATQSLPAKYSNIASSIGGPTITMSEALRANSISAAQPNPQALPASVATAPALPQHLAVHPYSQPTLPLGHFANMIGYPFMPQSYTYMPSAFQQAFAGNNTYHQSLAAVLPQYKNSISVSSLPQSAAVPSGYGFGSSTSIPGGNFPLNPPAAPTSTTIGYDDVLNSQYKDNNHMISLQQNENSPMWVQGPGSRTMSAVPPSTYYNFQGQNHQQGGFRQSQQPSQHFGPPGYPNFYQQGMSLEHQQQNPREASLGGSQSQPSKQSQQLWQNSY